The segment CCGACGCCGTCGGGTGAGGTCACGATCGACTGCGCCGCGAACGTCGCGTCATTCGCGAAAGCGGACGAGTCGCCGATCGCGGCCCCGAAGTCGGCCTTCTTCACCGGCGACGCCAAAGCCATGCCGTCGAAGTTCTGGTCGAGGATCAGGGTGTACCCGGGGAGGGTCTGTCCGAAACTTTGTGTAAGTGGCTTGGCGTGACGTCCCTGGCTTTGGCTGGGGCGGAAGGAAGATCGCGTCATGTCTGATGAGCAAGCGCATGGTGAGTTGGTGGCGAGGTCGTCGGCCGAGTCGGTTGACGTTGATGATCTGGCGCAGCAGCTGGTCGCTTCGGCGGTCGAGCGGCAGGTCGCTTTGACCGGTGAGGGTGGGTTGTTGACGACGCTGACGCGGCGGGTCCTGCAGGCAGCCCTGGAGGCCGAGATGAGCGCCCACCTGGGGTATGACAAGCACGCGGTCAACGGCCGCGATGGCGGCAACTCCCGCAATGGCTCCAGCCCCAAGACGGTGCGCACCGAGATCGGGGACGTGCAGATCCAGGTTCCGCGGGATCGGGCCGGCACGTTCGAACCGCAGATCGTGCCCAAGCACCAGCGCCGCCTGGCCGGGTTCGATGAGGCCGTGATTTCGCTGTACGCGAAGGGCATGACCACCGGGGACATCGCCGCTCACCTGTCCCAGGTGTACGACACCGATGTTTCCCGGGACCTGGTCTCGCGGGTCACCGACCAGGTCCTGGGTGACATGAAGGCGTGGTCGGCGCGTCCGTTGGACGCGATCTACCCGGTGATCCTGATCGACGCGATCGTGCTGAAGGTCCGCGAAGGGACGGTCGCGAACCGTCCGGTGTATGTGGCAATCGGTATAGACCTCAACGGTTTCCGCGATGTCCTGGGGTTGTGGGTCGGCCCATCGGGTGGGGAAGGAGCCAAGCAGTGGATGAACATGCTGTCGGACTTGAAGAATCGTGGCATCCTCGATGCGTGCATCGTGTGCTGCGACGGCCTCAAAGGCTTGCCCGAGGCGATCACGGCGACCTGGCCGGCCGCCACGGT is part of the Branchiibius hedensis genome and harbors:
- a CDS encoding IS256 family transposase, whose translation is MSDEQAHGELVARSSAESVDVDDLAQQLVASAVERQVALTGEGGLLTTLTRRVLQAALEAEMSAHLGYDKHAVNGRDGGNSRNGSSPKTVRTEIGDVQIQVPRDRAGTFEPQIVPKHQRRLAGFDEAVISLYAKGMTTGDIAAHLSQVYDTDVSRDLVSRVTDQVLGDMKAWSARPLDAIYPVILIDAIVLKVREGTVANRPVYVAIGIDLNGFRDVLGLWVGPSGGEGAKQWMNMLSDLKNRGILDACIVCCDGLKGLPEAITATWPAATVQTCVVHLVRNSLRYASKKYWQAITRDLKRIYTAPSLAAAETEFETFAQQWEPLYPAMVRMWRNSWTEFIPFLDFPVEVRKLIYTTNGIESLNARFRAATRRRGHFPDEQSALKVLYLAVLERQKNRPNPTGQIAGWKNILNVLSMTYGDRLGLN